A genomic region of Thermodesulfovibrio aggregans contains the following coding sequences:
- a CDS encoding AEC family transporter, with the protein MLSDIFLFIITGLALRFLLTISGISPEKIDSIRDRINYFVFYYIIPFVCFKTTYTMPFSLSHLKISLVANLTILSCVALSLLIYRKIALIKNIKPEVTGSLIMCSAFGNVLYIGLPLLTKLYGTEGMSYAFTYDFLASTPLTWTVAVAVCMKYGKAKSFKLKDSIVTIIKIPPIWGLITGIILRESGFILPFEIINVLNLVSVYVTSLMLVIVGVSVKAVTPERLSIVMPAIVVKILISPFLAFVFGSLLGLSGIPLNVCIIEAAMPSMLLSMIFASAFGVDMRTAIEMIFLTTLASLSIVSFMLLF; encoded by the coding sequence ATGCTTTCTGATATTTTTCTGTTTATTATTACAGGTTTAGCCCTGAGATTTTTGCTTACAATTTCGGGTATTTCTCCTGAAAAGATTGATTCAATCCGTGATAGAATTAACTACTTTGTTTTTTACTACATCATTCCATTTGTTTGCTTTAAAACCACATACACAATGCCATTCAGTCTAAGTCATTTAAAGATTTCACTAGTTGCAAATCTTACCATATTAAGTTGTGTTGCTTTATCATTGCTGATTTATAGGAAAATCGCTTTGATAAAAAATATAAAACCTGAAGTCACAGGCTCGCTTATAATGTGTTCTGCCTTTGGCAATGTTCTTTACATTGGATTACCACTTTTGACAAAGCTTTATGGAACAGAAGGTATGAGCTATGCCTTTACCTATGACTTTCTGGCAAGCACACCTCTTACATGGACAGTAGCAGTAGCAGTGTGCATGAAATATGGGAAGGCAAAAAGTTTCAAACTGAAAGATTCAATTGTCACTATTATCAAAATTCCGCCAATCTGGGGATTAATAACAGGAATTATTTTAAGAGAATCTGGTTTTATTCTTCCTTTTGAAATTATAAATGTCCTTAATTTAGTTTCAGTTTATGTGACTTCTCTTATGCTTGTAATTGTAGGTGTTTCTGTAAAAGCTGTAACTCCCGAAAGGCTTTCCATTGTCATGCCAGCAATAGTGGTAAAAATTCTGATATCTCCTTTTTTAGCTTTTGTGTTTGGTAGTTTGCTTGGGCTTTCAGGTATTCCTCTCAATGTATGCATAATTGAGGCAGCCATGCCTTCAATGTTGTTGAGCATGATTTTTGCTTCAGCCTTTGGAGTAGATATGAGAACAGCTATTGAGATGATTTTTCTTACAACCTTAGCTTCCTTGTCTATAGTTAGTTTTATGTTATTATTTTAA
- a CDS encoding sensor histidine kinase, producing MFLQKIVNKLLALIEKYHPFNFRYFKLLITVVMIILLGMVLFLGVLSTKKITEIVTEDFNQQQLMLAKHAASQIENSIELLKREITLLSLSPAIQYSEKPALINRMNITFSSVKYEGVREIKLIEAKTQKAYRIIEGKKCLIESINQDEKRFLKWASEEKNKGQIFFTEITPCPDEENSKTLIMKMIIPVWQISIDESHPVPTNKFSGALIFTVDVTYLVSKVTKKIRSGKTGYAWVIDKRGIFLYHEEQSFIGQNAFEARKGKKPTISFTRINEIQREKMLKGEEGTSWYISGWHRGMEGEIKKLIAFAPIKLKEPPNSIMWSIAVVAPISEVEGAIQTVHTQQMILQGIIVIIILLGGLFINFILVTWSNILEREVTKKTDELKKSEEKYKSLIENAEDIIFTVDSDGKIVSMNKFGLEFFKKQDTQIFGQPISEVFLPDGVILAIKIKQIFKTGQSSQITHRVFSDGRDYWFNTNLRALKDEKGNIYSILGIARDITDRKKMEEQSYYTEKLASLGTLAAGVAHEINNPLAIILGFTDLLIEKTPPQSEQYDILKTIEKQATNAKRIVENLLSFVRHREQKEQPVDINECIESVVDVMNNTITINNIEIKKELQKNLPHVKGNAGELQQVFFNIINNAIHVMKGGGVLTISTGYDGQWIEVCISDTGCGIPKEHRHRIFDPFFTTKEVGKGTGLGLWVSYNIIKKHNGIITFETKTKEESETTGTKFIIKLPASKE from the coding sequence ATGTTTTTACAGAAAATTGTAAATAAATTGCTGGCTCTTATTGAAAAATATCATCCCTTTAACTTCAGGTACTTTAAATTGCTCATCACTGTAGTTATGATAATTCTTCTTGGAATGGTTTTATTTCTTGGAGTGCTATCTACAAAAAAAATCACAGAAATCGTCACAGAAGATTTTAACCAGCAACAGCTCATGCTTGCAAAGCATGCAGCAAGTCAGATAGAAAACTCAATTGAGTTACTCAAAAGAGAAATAACTCTTCTTAGTCTTTCTCCAGCAATTCAGTATTCAGAAAAGCCTGCACTTATAAATAGAATGAACATTACCTTTTCAAGTGTAAAATATGAGGGAGTTAGAGAGATTAAATTAATTGAGGCTAAAACTCAGAAGGCATATAGAATTATTGAAGGAAAAAAATGTTTGATAGAATCAATTAATCAGGATGAAAAAAGATTTTTAAAGTGGGCATCTGAAGAAAAAAACAAAGGTCAAATATTTTTTACTGAAATAACACCCTGTCCAGATGAAGAAAATTCAAAAACTCTTATAATGAAAATGATTATTCCCGTATGGCAGATATCAATAGATGAGTCACATCCCGTTCCTACAAATAAGTTTTCAGGTGCTCTGATTTTTACTGTTGACGTTACCTATCTGGTAAGTAAGGTTACAAAAAAAATCAGGTCAGGAAAGACAGGATATGCATGGGTTATAGATAAAAGGGGTATATTCCTTTATCACGAAGAACAAAGTTTTATAGGACAGAATGCTTTTGAAGCAAGAAAAGGTAAAAAGCCCACCATATCATTCACAAGAATTAATGAAATTCAGAGAGAAAAGATGCTTAAAGGAGAAGAAGGAACAAGCTGGTATATTTCAGGATGGCATAGAGGTATGGAAGGTGAAATAAAGAAACTTATTGCCTTTGCCCCTATAAAATTAAAAGAACCCCCAAATTCAATAATGTGGTCTATTGCAGTTGTTGCTCCCATAAGTGAAGTTGAAGGTGCAATACAAACAGTTCACACCCAGCAGATGATTCTTCAGGGAATTATAGTAATTATAATTTTACTTGGTGGACTTTTTATAAACTTTATACTTGTTACATGGTCAAATATACTTGAAAGAGAGGTTACGAAAAAAACTGATGAATTAAAGAAATCAGAAGAAAAATATAAATCCCTAATAGAGAATGCAGAAGACATTATATTTACCGTTGACAGTGATGGTAAAATAGTTTCAATGAATAAATTCGGTCTTGAGTTCTTTAAAAAACAGGACACCCAGATATTTGGACAGCCCATCTCTGAAGTTTTTTTACCTGATGGAGTAATCCTTGCGATAAAAATAAAGCAAATCTTTAAAACAGGGCAAAGTAGTCAGATTACGCACAGAGTATTTTCAGATGGGAGGGATTATTGGTTCAATACCAATTTAAGAGCTTTAAAGGATGAAAAAGGAAACATCTATTCCATACTTGGAATTGCCCGTGATATAACTGATAGAAAGAAAATGGAAGAACAGAGTTACTACACTGAGAAGTTGGCTTCTTTAGGAACTCTTGCAGCAGGAGTTGCTCATGAGATAAATAATCCTCTTGCAATAATTTTAGGTTTTACAGATCTATTAATTGAAAAGACACCTCCTCAGTCTGAGCAGTACGATATTTTAAAAACTATTGAAAAACAAGCAACAAATGCTAAAAGAATAGTTGAAAATCTTCTTAGTTTTGTAAGACACAGGGAACAGAAGGAACAGCCTGTTGATATTAATGAATGTATAGAAAGTGTTGTTGATGTAATGAACAATACAATAACCATTAACAACATTGAGATAAAAAAAGAGTTACAAAAGAATTTACCTCATGTAAAAGGCAATGCAGGAGAACTTCAGCAGGTATTCTTCAATATAATTAATAATGCTATTCATGTTATGAAAGGCGGTGGTGTATTAACTATATCCACAGGATATGATGGACAATGGATTGAAGTTTGCATCTCTGATACAGGTTGCGGAATTCCGAAAGAACACAGGCATAGAATTTTTGATCCTTTCTTTACAACCAAAGAAGTTGGAAAAGGCACGGGTCTTGGATTATGGGTATCTTATAACATTATTAAAAAACACAATGGTATAATTACATTTGAAACCAAAACAAAGGAAGAATCAGAGACAACAGGAACAAAATTTATAATAAAACTACCAGCATCAAAAGAATAG
- a CDS encoding sigma-54-dependent transcriptional regulator — MPEKILIVDDEPDMLKLLSMILREKTPYEVTTTNNPVEAVELAKKGDYDLVITDLKMPGLDGLQLLEEVKKRDEDVPVIIITAYGTIDAAQEAIEKGGFDFITKPFKKEQILFTIEKALKWLRVQRENKMLREKLKGNS, encoded by the coding sequence ATGCCAGAGAAAATTTTAATTGTTGATGATGAACCAGATATGCTTAAATTGCTTTCAATGATTTTACGGGAAAAAACACCTTATGAAGTTACAACTACAAACAATCCTGTTGAAGCAGTTGAGTTAGCAAAAAAGGGTGATTATGACCTTGTCATAACAGACCTTAAGATGCCAGGACTTGACGGACTTCAACTTCTTGAAGAGGTTAAAAAGCGTGATGAAGATGTTCCAGTTATAATAATCACTGCCTACGGAACCATTGATGCTGCTCAGGAGGCAATAGAAAAAGGAGGATTTGACTTTATCACCAAACCCTTTAAAAAAGAGCAGATTCTATTTACAATAGAAAAAGCTTTGAAATGGTTGAGAGTTCAGAGGGAAAACAAAATGCTCAGGGAAAAACTTAAAGGCAATTCCTGA
- a CDS encoding PEP/pyruvate-binding domain-containing protein, which produces MVDFWGFFKSKTKKTEEKEKLKALLKEKYSYFQKVLNENNHVLSIMADLEEKLSGEYLFDMHYIKTSVTAISDGVRDIIENLNALSEGKYKALEKVYSEIKEKIEKILASKIEIPVTDFTISLDKLDKDSVTIAGGKIAHLAELKNILKLPTPEGFSVTSYAFLKFLELTGIKEKISEILNSVEITKIDELTRASEKIQQLIINAKVPDEIANSIKKSYEELCKKINKKCAVSVRSSAIHEDSDFSFAGQYSSFLNVPEDLIVETYKKVIASLFNTRAIFYFKTKGFSETEMVMAAGVLSMVNAKAGGVMYSKNPNNPESENIIINAVKGLGKLVVDGAVTAETYIVSRKPDISILEKIPGKQNKMLLCKEEGDIEEIPLPDSHATLSLSDEQIVELSKMALKIEEYYGCPQDIEWAVDENDNIFILQARPLRIIEKKESKVLLPTRIKDYNILVEKGITACKGVGYGKAFVLKSEEELKDFSEGDVLVAKHTNPKYVVIMNKASAIVTDVGSPTGHMASLSREYNVPTLINTENATKMIKHGQEITVDATNCVIYEGKVEELIEAYKSIKEPFKETTLFKTLQKVLKLIVPLYLVDPLAEEFKPENCKTFHDITRFCHEMVMYEMFTMWDKYDSEHHAVPLIAEIPIGVLVLDIEGGLKEDVRKATPENIISIPLQAILRGMRSMQWPGPPPVDAKGFLEMVAHTVSIPEEQLRETAKKSFCIITKNYMNFSIRLGYHFSMIEAYTGENINDNYIKFFFKGGGAALDRRLRRVKLITEILKKMNFRVSVKEDVIDAILTKYTIPEIEKRLEILGKLTAYTKQLDMVLFNDMVAQMYTEDFIKKHIKDI; this is translated from the coding sequence ATGGTAGATTTTTGGGGTTTTTTTAAGTCTAAAACTAAAAAAACAGAGGAGAAAGAAAAACTGAAAGCACTTTTAAAAGAAAAATACTCCTATTTTCAGAAAGTCCTTAATGAAAATAATCATGTTCTAAGCATAATGGCTGACCTTGAGGAAAAACTCTCCGGTGAGTATCTCTTTGATATGCATTACATAAAAACAAGTGTTACTGCTATATCTGATGGGGTTAGAGATATAATTGAAAACCTTAATGCTCTTTCTGAAGGAAAGTATAAAGCATTAGAAAAAGTTTATAGTGAAATAAAAGAAAAAATTGAAAAAATTCTCGCATCAAAAATAGAAATACCTGTTACAGATTTCACAATTTCTCTTGACAAACTTGATAAGGACTCTGTAACCATTGCTGGTGGCAAAATAGCCCATCTTGCAGAACTCAAAAATATCCTTAAGCTACCAACACCTGAAGGATTTTCAGTAACTTCCTATGCTTTTTTGAAGTTTCTTGAATTAACAGGAATTAAAGAAAAAATTTCTGAAATTTTAAATAGTGTTGAAATAACAAAAATTGATGAATTAACCAGAGCAAGTGAAAAAATTCAGCAATTAATCATAAATGCCAAAGTTCCTGATGAGATTGCAAATTCCATAAAAAAATCCTACGAAGAACTCTGTAAAAAAATCAATAAAAAATGCGCTGTTTCAGTAAGAAGCAGTGCTATTCATGAGGACTCTGACTTTAGTTTTGCCGGTCAGTACTCATCTTTTCTTAATGTTCCCGAGGATTTAATAGTAGAAACTTACAAGAAAGTTATAGCAAGTCTTTTCAATACAAGGGCGATATTTTATTTCAAAACAAAGGGATTTTCTGAAACAGAGATGGTAATGGCTGCGGGTGTTCTTTCAATGGTAAATGCAAAGGCTGGTGGTGTTATGTATTCTAAAAATCCAAATAATCCTGAAAGTGAAAACATAATAATAAATGCAGTTAAGGGGCTTGGCAAATTAGTTGTTGATGGTGCTGTCACAGCTGAAACCTATATAGTTAGCAGAAAACCTGACATATCAATACTGGAAAAAATTCCAGGTAAACAAAACAAAATGCTTTTATGTAAAGAAGAAGGAGACATAGAAGAAATTCCTCTACCAGACAGCCATGCTACGCTTTCTTTAAGTGATGAACAGATTGTTGAGTTGTCAAAAATGGCTTTGAAAATTGAAGAGTATTACGGATGTCCACAGGATATTGAATGGGCAGTTGATGAGAACGACAATATCTTTATCCTTCAGGCAAGACCCCTGAGAATTATAGAAAAGAAAGAAAGTAAAGTACTTTTACCTACAAGAATTAAAGACTACAATATTTTAGTTGAAAAAGGCATTACTGCATGTAAAGGTGTGGGATATGGAAAAGCCTTTGTTTTAAAATCTGAAGAGGAATTAAAAGACTTTTCAGAAGGAGATGTTCTTGTTGCAAAGCATACAAATCCAAAGTATGTGGTCATAATGAATAAAGCTTCTGCAATTGTTACTGATGTGGGAAGCCCAACAGGACATATGGCATCTCTGTCAAGAGAATATAATGTGCCTACTTTGATTAATACTGAAAATGCTACAAAAATGATAAAACATGGACAGGAAATAACTGTAGATGCAACAAACTGTGTAATTTATGAAGGGAAAGTTGAAGAACTCATTGAAGCATATAAAAGTATTAAGGAACCTTTTAAAGAGACAACCTTGTTCAAAACCCTTCAAAAAGTTTTAAAACTTATTGTTCCTCTCTATCTTGTTGATCCCTTAGCAGAGGAGTTCAAACCTGAAAACTGTAAAACATTTCATGATATTACAAGATTCTGTCACGAGATGGTCATGTATGAAATGTTTACCATGTGGGATAAATATGACAGCGAACACCATGCTGTTCCTTTGATTGCAGAAATTCCTATTGGTGTACTTGTTCTTGATATAGAAGGTGGACTTAAGGAGGATGTAAGAAAGGCTACTCCAGAAAATATTATTTCAATCCCTCTTCAAGCCATCTTAAGAGGGATGAGAAGTATGCAGTGGCCCGGTCCTCCACCTGTTGATGCTAAAGGATTTCTTGAGATGGTTGCCCATACTGTTTCAATACCTGAAGAACAGTTGAGAGAGACAGCTAAAAAGAGTTTCTGCATAATAACAAAAAACTATATGAACTTTAGCATCCGTCTTGGTTATCATTTTTCAATGATTGAAGCATACACAGGAGAAAATATAAATGACAACTACATTAAATTTTTCTTCAAAGGTGGTGGTGCAGCACTTGATAGAAGATTAAGAAGAGTAAAACTCATAACTGAAATTTTAAAAAAGATGAACTTTAGAGTCTCAGTAAAAGAAGATGTTATAGATGCGATTTTAACAAAATATACAATACCGGAAATAGAAAAAAGACTTGAAATTCTTGGAAAACTTACAGCCTATACAAAACAGCTTGATATGGTATTATTTAATGACATGGTTGCCCAGATGTATACAGAGGACTTTATAAAAAAGCATATAAAAGATATTTAG
- a CDS encoding GntR family transcriptional regulator, giving the protein MVELISRDEHEKLYLQLFDILKKKIENKEWTAGMQIPTEEQLCKMFNVSRATVRNAVLELVRQGYLTRQQGKGTFVSTNYISEGLIMTTVFKKLWVEDDSVFRKNVLAKTVMMPVGDLSKELNIPENRHVIYVKILWLVQDEPSILQESFIPFNICPHLLEEDIETQSIIDLFEKKYSIKTTKVNNYFELIFLNKELAQSFGISENSPAILMTQKVFSGDTVILLNRFYKRNDGNKLFIAFQRKAL; this is encoded by the coding sequence ATGGTAGAGTTAATAAGCAGGGATGAGCATGAGAAGTTGTATTTGCAGTTATTTGATATTCTCAAGAAAAAAATTGAAAACAAAGAATGGACTGCGGGCATGCAGATTCCCACTGAGGAGCAACTCTGTAAAATGTTTAATGTAAGCAGGGCTACTGTAAGAAATGCTGTTTTAGAACTTGTAAGGCAGGGTTATCTAACAAGGCAGCAGGGCAAGGGGACATTTGTAAGCACCAACTATATCTCAGAAGGATTGATAATGACAACGGTATTCAAAAAACTATGGGTTGAGGATGATTCAGTTTTTAGAAAGAATGTTCTTGCAAAAACAGTAATGATGCCTGTAGGTGATTTAAGCAAAGAGCTGAATATTCCTGAAAACAGGCATGTAATATATGTAAAAATTCTATGGCTTGTTCAGGATGAGCCCTCTATTTTACAGGAATCCTTCATTCCATTTAATATATGTCCTCATCTGCTTGAAGAAGACATTGAGACTCAGTCAATAATTGACCTTTTTGAGAAAAAATATAGCATAAAAACAACGAAGGTTAACAATTACTTTGAATTAATTTTTTTAAATAAAGAACTGGCACAGTCTTTCGGAATATCCGAAAACTCTCCTGCTATTTTGATGACTCAGAAGGTTTTCTCAGGAGATACGGTTATTCTTCTTAACAGATTTTACAAAAGAAATGACGGGAATAAATTATTTATTGCTTTTCAGAGAAAAGCATTATAA
- a CDS encoding CBS domain-containing protein yields MSDGKLVKDVMLGIFEYPHIPYWFSIEQAIKVVKASFIQPEKHMDPLAVLVFDEKYNLLGTVTLKDILRGLEPTFLKQPAKAQVLEEEKTGLAVVWDSLFKEESKKLAQKPVSEIMVPAKHFVDPGDPVTKAAYLMIHFDLPVLPVIEDKKKFVGIVRMVEVFDAISEEIIKE; encoded by the coding sequence ATGTCAGATGGAAAATTAGTAAAGGATGTGATGCTGGGAATATTTGAGTATCCTCATATTCCCTACTGGTTCAGTATTGAACAGGCAATCAAGGTTGTGAAGGCTTCTTTTATTCAGCCTGAAAAACACATGGATCCGCTTGCTGTGCTTGTTTTTGATGAAAAGTATAATCTTCTTGGAACTGTAACATTAAAGGATATTTTAAGAGGGCTTGAACCTACATTTCTTAAACAACCAGCAAAGGCACAGGTTTTAGAGGAAGAAAAAACAGGGCTTGCAGTTGTCTGGGATAGTCTTTTTAAAGAGGAGTCAAAAAAGCTTGCTCAGAAACCAGTTAGCGAGATAATGGTTCCTGCAAAGCATTTTGTTGACCCAGGTGACCCTGTTACAAAGGCTGCATATCTGATGATTCATTTTGACCTTCCAGTGTTGCCTGTTATTGAGGACAAGAAGAAGTTTGTTGGCATTGTAAGAATGGTTGAAGTATTTGATGCAATTTCAGAAGAAATCATAAAAGAATAG
- a CDS encoding SLC13 family permease: MAEKKRPEGLPEPPPEIYVAKEKRKINWKRIFFIFLGLAFFFGIYFSPAWPDAVDPMGKHFPLSKEAKGAIALFMMAGIWWVFEVVPIGVTSIAIGVFQAIFAIRSAKDAFRDFMDPSVMFIFGSVVVGLAFTKTGLTKRLAYNMLNVVGERTSMIVLGALVVTAGLAHLMAHTAAAATVFPILLAINALYGEGDKPTNFGKSLFIGMAYAAGAGSIVTFLGAARGPAAAGMFKEFTGRDIGFFELTKYMFLVGWIMVFLIWVYLMVFLKPEKKAIHGLKDKVKTMMKELGPMTGQEKFVIICVLAVICVMSLQSFVPALKPLDRSAIMLCSTLLFFLTGVLTIKELEEIPWNIILLFSGAMSIGFCLWKTGAAQWLAVNWLVMFQQAPWIVFVLAIATFVLIMTNFIMNVAAIAISLPVSLVIANYLGVAPDVILYASLVTAGMPFLLLIGAAPNAIAYQSGQFTPGEFFKHGIPMSIILILVLAVFLVTVWPLLGMPILLK, from the coding sequence ATGGCTGAGAAAAAAAGACCAGAAGGTTTACCTGAACCACCACCTGAAATCTATGTGGCAAAGGAAAAAAGAAAGATTAACTGGAAAAGAATATTTTTTATCTTTTTAGGACTTGCCTTTTTCTTTGGAATCTATTTCTCACCTGCTTGGCCCGATGCTGTAGACCCGATGGGAAAACATTTTCCACTTTCAAAAGAAGCAAAAGGAGCAATTGCATTATTTATGATGGCTGGTATATGGTGGGTTTTTGAGGTTGTTCCAATAGGTGTTACAAGTATTGCTATAGGAGTTTTTCAGGCAATATTCGCAATTCGTTCAGCAAAGGATGCTTTCCGTGATTTTATGGATCCATCTGTTATGTTTATATTCGGTTCTGTTGTTGTTGGACTTGCCTTTACAAAAACAGGACTTACAAAGAGACTTGCTTACAACATGCTCAATGTTGTTGGCGAAAGGACAAGCATGATTGTTCTTGGTGCACTTGTTGTCACAGCAGGGCTGGCTCACCTGATGGCACATACTGCAGCAGCAGCTACTGTATTTCCAATCCTTCTTGCCATAAATGCTCTTTATGGAGAAGGAGACAAACCAACAAATTTTGGTAAGTCTCTTTTCATAGGTATGGCTTATGCTGCAGGTGCAGGAAGTATTGTTACATTTCTCGGTGCAGCTCGTGGTCCAGCAGCAGCAGGCATGTTTAAAGAGTTCACAGGAAGAGACATAGGATTTTTTGAACTTACAAAATACATGTTCTTAGTTGGATGGATAATGGTATTTCTTATATGGGTTTATCTCATGGTATTTCTCAAACCTGAAAAGAAAGCAATTCATGGTTTAAAGGACAAAGTAAAAACAATGATGAAAGAACTGGGACCAATGACAGGGCAGGAAAAGTTTGTAATAATCTGCGTTCTGGCAGTTATATGTGTGATGTCCCTTCAGTCCTTTGTTCCTGCTCTCAAGCCTCTTGACCGTTCTGCAATAATGCTCTGTTCAACGCTTCTTTTCTTCCTGACAGGAGTTCTTACAATAAAAGAGCTTGAAGAGATTCCATGGAATATAATCTTACTTTTCAGCGGTGCGATGAGCATAGGTTTCTGTCTGTGGAAAACAGGTGCTGCCCAGTGGCTTGCTGTAAACTGGCTTGTCATGTTCCAGCAGGCACCATGGATTGTATTTGTCCTTGCAATTGCAACCTTTGTTCTCATAATGACAAACTTCATAATGAATGTGGCTGCAATTGCTATTTCACTGCCTGTTTCCCTTGTTATTGCAAACTATCTTGGTGTAGCACCCGATGTTATACTTTATGCATCTCTTGTTACAGCAGGAATGCCTTTTCTTCTCCTCATTGGTGCAGCACCCAATGCAATTGCCTATCAGTCAGGTCAGTTTACACCAGGTGAGTTTTTCAAGCACGGTATTCCAATGAGCATTATTTTGATTTTAGTGCTTGCAGTATTTCTTGTTACAGTCTGGCCCCTTCTGGGGATGCCAATACTTTTAAAATAG
- a CDS encoding SLC13 family permease: MKRLIFLFFFCLLLFNVSAFATEAENSKENMDVFYISGTILDSHKEPVKEAEITLFVNGKPHKIITDHKETEKTVTSSHGTFQLKFQLPKGEIDTAKIQIEIVKSSYKRTTVDFKKEDFAVKGNEFYISRDIMIQRHLGPAFWIATAVFLIAYALISFELLHRTVAAMIGAATMLILTYTLGTFNPEFHIISFERAIEAIDMNVIFLLMGMMIIIGVLKHTGVFQWCAYMSYKIARGNVMTLAVISCFFIAFTSAFLDNVTTMLLYTPVLIEIAIALKINPLSLLIPGIMASNVGGTATLIGDPPNIMIGSYTGLTFMQFVYALTPVVIISMIALVIYNKFFYSKEYKKGKVDDVNAFISYLREEYKITDKTLLGYGLFIMALVVSFFATHGIWHMEVSIPALFGAGLLFTYAVLTKKVKMLELIEKDIEWTTLLFFIFLFIIVGAVEEAGLLAVIADWVHQLSAGNLTIAICLILWVSAIMSAFVDNIPFTATMLPIVAYLTKVIPGAESNVLWWALALGACLGGNGTMIGASANVVTVGIAEAAGYRISFFGFFKYAFLYMLISVAICNVWLLLFY, encoded by the coding sequence ATGAAAAGATTAATTTTTCTGTTTTTCTTCTGTCTTTTGCTTTTTAATGTTTCTGCCTTTGCCACTGAAGCAGAAAATTCAAAAGAAAATATGGATGTATTCTATATTTCAGGAACAATTCTTGATTCCCATAAAGAGCCTGTAAAAGAAGCAGAAATTACTCTTTTTGTTAATGGAAAACCACATAAGATAATCACAGACCATAAGGAGACTGAAAAAACTGTCACATCCAGTCATGGAACATTTCAACTTAAATTTCAGCTTCCAAAAGGTGAAATTGATACAGCAAAAATTCAGATTGAGATTGTAAAAAGTTCCTATAAGAGAACAACAGTTGATTTCAAAAAAGAGGATTTTGCAGTCAAAGGAAATGAGTTTTATATAAGCAGGGATATTATGATTCAGCGTCATCTGGGACCTGCTTTCTGGATTGCAACTGCTGTATTTTTGATTGCCTATGCTTTGATTTCCTTTGAGCTTCTTCACAGAACAGTTGCTGCAATGATTGGTGCAGCAACAATGCTGATACTCACATACACACTTGGAACTTTTAATCCAGAGTTTCACATTATCTCTTTTGAGAGAGCAATTGAAGCAATTGATATGAATGTTATCTTTCTTCTTATGGGAATGATGATAATTATAGGAGTTCTCAAACACACAGGCGTTTTCCAGTGGTGTGCCTATATGTCCTATAAAATTGCAAGAGGAAATGTAATGACTCTTGCTGTAATATCATGCTTTTTTATTGCATTCACCTCTGCTTTTCTTGATAATGTTACAACAATGCTTCTTTACACCCCTGTTTTGATAGAGATTGCAATTGCATTGAAAATTAATCCTCTTTCTCTTTTAATTCCAGGAATAATGGCATCAAATGTCGGTGGAACAGCAACTCTTATCGGTGATCCACCAAACATAATGATTGGCTCCTATACGGGACTTACATTTATGCAGTTTGTATATGCCCTCACACCTGTTGTAATTATAAGTATGATTGCCCTTGTCATATACAATAAATTTTTCTACTCAAAGGAATACAAAAAGGGTAAAGTTGATGATGTTAACGCATTTATTAGCTATCTCAGAGAGGAATACAAAATCACTGATAAAACACTTCTTGGTTATGGATTGTTTATAATGGCACTTGTTGTATCCTTCTTTGCAACTCATGGAATATGGCACATGGAAGTCAGCATTCCAGCACTTTTTGGTGCAGGACTTCTTTTCACATATGCTGTTTTAACAAAGAAAGTGAAAATGCTTGAATTAATTGAAAAAGACATTGAATGGACAACACTTTTATTCTTTATCTTCCTTTTCATTATAGTCGGTGCTGTTGAGGAAGCAGGACTTCTTGCTGTAATTGCAGACTGGGTTCATCAACTTTCAGCTGGAAATCTCACAATTGCAATATGCTTGATTTTGTGGGTTTCTGCAATAATGAGTGCCTTTGTTGACAACATTCCATTCACTGCAACAATGCTTCCAATTGTTGCCTATCTAACAAAAGTAATTCCGGGAGCAGAGAGCAATGTTTTATGGTGGGCACTGGCACTTGGTGCCTGTCTTGGTGGAAATGGAACAATGATTGGTGCTTCTGCAAATGTTGTAACAGTGGGAATTGCAGAGGCAGCTGGATACAGGATAAGCTTTTTCGGTTTCTTTAAGTATGCCTTTTTGTATATGCTAATAAGTGTAGCAATATGTAATGTATGGCTACTGCTTTTTTACTAA